The following proteins are co-located in the Microbacterium immunditiarum genome:
- a CDS encoding fumarylacetoacetate hydrolase family protein: MRFAHVTRPGSASPRLAVVDGEMAVVVEELFAGAPRSLEELIAGGDELLERVADASAGAAERHPLDTFAFASAVLSPPVILAIGLNYAAHSGELGLKTDSTPTVFVLWPNSLAGHGGTTTWPRALSEAIDWEAELGVIIGRPAKDVSPDDALSHVWGYTVVNDITARDIQYSEAQWSRCKSFDGFTPTGPFVVTADEVPDPQDLHIWTIVDGHQMQDASTGQMVRSVATLVSHLSRSATLLPGTLISTGSPGGAGYSRDPQIFLRDRSTVTVGIDGIGSLTTHCRILD; the protein is encoded by the coding sequence ATGCGTTTCGCCCACGTCACCCGGCCGGGGTCGGCTTCGCCGCGCCTCGCAGTCGTCGACGGCGAGATGGCCGTCGTCGTCGAGGAGCTCTTCGCCGGCGCGCCGAGGTCTCTCGAAGAGCTCATCGCCGGCGGCGACGAGCTGCTCGAGCGGGTGGCGGATGCCTCGGCCGGCGCGGCGGAGCGGCATCCGCTCGACACCTTCGCGTTCGCCTCAGCGGTGCTGAGCCCGCCGGTGATCCTCGCGATCGGCCTCAACTACGCGGCGCACTCCGGCGAGCTCGGCCTCAAGACGGATTCGACTCCCACCGTGTTCGTGCTGTGGCCGAACTCCCTCGCGGGGCACGGGGGCACGACGACGTGGCCGCGGGCGCTCAGCGAGGCGATCGACTGGGAGGCGGAGCTCGGCGTCATCATCGGCCGCCCCGCGAAGGATGTGTCGCCCGACGACGCTCTCTCGCACGTGTGGGGCTACACGGTGGTCAACGACATCACGGCGCGAGACATCCAGTACTCGGAGGCGCAGTGGTCGCGGTGCAAGTCCTTCGACGGGTTCACGCCGACCGGGCCGTTCGTCGTCACGGCCGACGAGGTGCCCGACCCGCAGGACCTCCACATCTGGACGATCGTCGACGGGCACCAGATGCAGGACGCGTCGACCGGCCAGATGGTGCGCTCGGTCGCGACGCTCGTGTCGCACCTGTCGCGATCGGCGACGCTGCTGCCGGGGACGCTCATCTCGACCGGCAGCCCGGGCGGCGCCGGCTACTCGCGCGACCCGCAGATCTTCCTGCGCGACCGTTCGACGGTCACGGTCGGCATCGACGGCATCGGGTCGCTCACGACACACTGCCGGATCCTCGACTGA
- a CDS encoding phosphodiesterase, whose product MEAPVQSVQFGQYPPARRTIVHLSDTHLLAGNPPLGGRYDTAANLARTLEAVEALGIRPDAIVFTGDLTDLGEPEAYRVLRAAVEPLAARLASPVIWVAGNHDERPALRRDLLDLEPTEEPVVGAWDLGGLRLVALDTSVPGWHHGDLDDGQLSWLRSVLSTRAPLGTILALHHPPLPSHLPLFDILELRDQGRLAAAIAGSDVRGILGGHLHYSTSGTFAGVPVSVAAATCYTMNLARPASEVNGMDAGQSFHLVHVYDDTITHSVVPVVDAVTADYFSAEWIERMARLTPEARLERFSRKR is encoded by the coding sequence ATGGAGGCCCCTGTCCAGTCCGTCCAGTTCGGCCAGTATCCGCCTGCCCGGCGCACGATCGTCCACCTCAGCGACACGCACCTCCTCGCGGGGAACCCGCCGCTCGGCGGCCGGTACGACACGGCCGCGAACCTCGCGCGCACACTCGAGGCGGTCGAGGCGCTCGGCATCCGTCCGGACGCGATCGTGTTCACGGGCGACCTCACCGACCTCGGCGAACCGGAGGCGTACCGTGTCCTGCGAGCGGCGGTCGAGCCGCTCGCGGCGCGGCTCGCGTCGCCCGTGATCTGGGTCGCCGGCAACCACGACGAGCGCCCCGCCTTGCGCCGCGACCTGCTCGACCTCGAGCCGACCGAGGAGCCCGTCGTCGGCGCCTGGGACCTCGGCGGACTGCGCCTCGTCGCGCTCGACACGAGCGTGCCGGGGTGGCACCACGGCGACCTCGACGATGGCCAGCTCTCGTGGTTGCGCAGCGTGCTGTCGACGCGGGCGCCGCTCGGCACGATCCTCGCGCTGCACCACCCGCCGCTGCCGAGCCACCTGCCGCTGTTCGACATCCTCGAGCTGCGCGACCAGGGCCGACTGGCCGCCGCGATCGCGGGATCCGACGTGCGGGGGATCCTCGGCGGGCACCTCCACTACTCCACGAGCGGCACCTTCGCCGGCGTCCCGGTGAGCGTCGCCGCGGCGACGTGCTACACGATGAACCTCGCGCGGCCGGCATCCGAGGTCAACGGAATGGACGCGGGCCAGTCCTTCCATCTCGTGCATGTGTACGACGACACGATCACCCACTCGGTCGTGCCGGTCGTCGACGCGGTGACAGCCGACTACTTCTCGGCGGAGTGGATCGAGCGGATGGCGCGACTCACGCCCGAGGCGCGGCTGGAGCGCTTCTCGCGCAAGCGCTGA
- a CDS encoding ATP-dependent 6-phosphofructokinase, giving the protein MKIGILTSGGDCPGLNAVIRGVVLKGTTSYGLEFVGIRDGWRGVVDADFFPLTRHEVKGLSKVGGTILGTSRTNPYEGPRGGAENIAKTLYGHRIDGIIAIGGEGTLAAANRLSNDGINVLGVPKTIDNDLRATDYSFGFDTAVNIATDAMDRLRTTGDSHQRCMVAEVMGRHVGWIALHAGMAAGAHAICIPEVPMSIEQICDLVSKAHDRGRAPLVVVSEGFTLTGMDEAYSDKGLDAFNRPRLGGISEVLAPEIERITGIETRSTVLGHIQRGGSPSGFDRVLATRLGLAAADAVVDGAWGQMVALRGTDIVRVPFIDALGELNTVPLYRYEEAAALFG; this is encoded by the coding sequence ATGAAGATCGGTATCCTGACCAGCGGCGGCGACTGCCCCGGACTGAATGCGGTCATCCGCGGTGTCGTGCTCAAGGGCACGACGTCGTACGGTCTCGAGTTCGTCGGCATCCGCGACGGCTGGCGGGGCGTCGTCGACGCGGACTTCTTCCCGCTCACGCGCCACGAGGTGAAGGGCCTGTCGAAGGTCGGCGGCACGATCCTCGGCACGAGCCGCACGAACCCGTACGAGGGTCCTCGTGGCGGCGCCGAGAACATCGCCAAGACCCTGTACGGGCACCGGATCGACGGCATCATCGCGATCGGCGGCGAGGGCACGCTCGCGGCCGCGAACCGCCTGTCGAACGACGGCATCAACGTGCTCGGCGTGCCGAAGACGATCGACAACGACCTGCGTGCGACCGACTACTCGTTCGGCTTCGACACCGCCGTCAACATCGCGACCGACGCGATGGACCGTCTGCGCACGACCGGCGACTCGCACCAGCGCTGCATGGTCGCCGAGGTCATGGGCCGCCACGTCGGCTGGATCGCGTTGCACGCGGGAATGGCCGCCGGCGCGCACGCGATCTGCATCCCCGAGGTGCCGATGTCGATCGAGCAGATCTGCGACCTCGTCTCGAAGGCCCACGACCGCGGGCGCGCCCCGCTGGTGGTCGTGTCCGAGGGCTTCACGCTGACGGGAATGGACGAGGCGTACAGCGACAAGGGCCTCGACGCGTTCAACCGCCCGCGCCTCGGCGGCATCAGCGAGGTGCTCGCGCCCGAGATCGAGCGCATCACCGGCATCGAGACGCGCTCCACGGTGCTGGGGCACATCCAGCGCGGCGGTTCGCCGTCGGGCTTCGACCGCGTGCTCGCGACGCGCCTCGGCCTCGCGGCCGCCGACGCGGTCGTGGACGGCGCGTGGGGTCAGATGGTCGCGCTGCGCGGAACCGACATCGTCCGGGTGCCGTTCATCGACGCGCTCGGCGAGCTCAACACGGTGCCCCTCTACCGCTACGAAGAGGCGGCGGCGCTGTTCGGCTGA
- a CDS encoding DUF4190 domain-containing protein: protein MSDPQNPVDPQQQPASQPPAYQPPQQYPGAGDAGSGYAAAPPAPYGPPATATVPGKTMGIVAFILSFFVQLVALILGIIALVQSRKAGHSNGWAVAAIIISSVLMVIGIIVGIVVLAVFLPMIGDLAQQCAELGPGRHELPSGITITCG, encoded by the coding sequence ATGTCAGACCCGCAGAACCCCGTTGACCCGCAGCAGCAGCCGGCCTCCCAGCCGCCCGCCTACCAGCCGCCGCAGCAGTACCCCGGCGCCGGTGACGCGGGTTCCGGGTACGCCGCCGCGCCGCCCGCTCCGTATGGCCCGCCGGCCACTGCGACCGTGCCGGGCAAGACGATGGGCATCGTCGCGTTCATCCTGTCGTTCTTCGTCCAGCTCGTCGCGCTGATCCTCGGGATCATCGCGCTCGTGCAGAGCAGGAAGGCCGGCCACTCGAACGGCTGGGCCGTCGCGGCGATTATCATCTCCTCGGTGCTGATGGTGATCGGAATCATCGTCGGCATCGTGGTGCTGGCCGTGTTCCTGCCGATGATCGGCGACCTCGCGCAGCAGTGCGCCGAGCTCGGCCCGGGCCGCCACGAGCTGCCGAGCGGCATCACCATCACGTGCGGCTGA
- a CDS encoding aspartate ammonia-lyase, with amino-acid sequence MSLDAMTRTRTETDSLGSMQIPVDAYWGIHTARALENFPISKRPISVYRDLVRALAMVKQASARANKEIGVLDAEKADLIDRAAQLVIDDQYHDQFVVGVIQGGAGTSTNMNANEVITNIALELAGREKGDYDFLSPIDDTNRSQSTNDVYPTAVKIGLSLDLQTLLEELDLLRRAFLAKAVEFHDVLKVGRTQLQDAVPMTLGQEFNGFATTLGEDYNRLLENRYLLFEVNMGATAIGTGITTHPDYSNAVLRHLREITGLDLELATDLVESTSDTGAFMSFSSSLKRNAIKLSKICNDLRLLSSGPQAGLGEINLPARQAGSSIMPGKVNPVIPEVVNQVAFAVAGSDLTVTMAVEGGQLQLNAFEPVIAHSIFQSITWMRRAMHTLRVNCVEGITPNRERLGAMVGSSVGVITALTPFIGYAAAAALAKTALLTGRNVADLVVEAGLMSREEVTKQLSPARLSGLEAITAAIPVVGADAVSEKPSAPDLDDV; translated from the coding sequence ATGTCACTGGACGCAATGACGCGCACCCGCACCGAGACAGACTCCCTGGGATCCATGCAGATCCCTGTCGACGCCTACTGGGGCATCCACACAGCCAGGGCCCTCGAGAACTTCCCGATCTCGAAGCGGCCGATCTCGGTCTACCGCGACCTCGTGCGAGCGCTCGCGATGGTCAAGCAGGCCTCGGCGCGCGCCAACAAGGAGATCGGCGTGCTCGACGCCGAGAAGGCCGACCTCATCGATCGCGCTGCCCAGCTCGTGATCGACGACCAGTACCACGACCAGTTCGTCGTGGGCGTGATCCAGGGCGGCGCGGGCACGTCGACCAACATGAACGCGAACGAGGTCATCACCAACATCGCGCTCGAGCTGGCCGGTCGTGAGAAGGGCGACTACGACTTCCTCTCGCCGATCGACGACACCAACCGCAGCCAGTCCACGAACGACGTCTATCCGACAGCGGTCAAGATCGGGCTGAGCCTCGATCTGCAGACTCTGCTCGAGGAGCTCGACCTGCTCCGGCGGGCGTTCCTGGCGAAGGCGGTCGAGTTCCACGACGTGCTCAAGGTCGGCCGCACGCAGCTGCAGGACGCCGTGCCGATGACGCTGGGGCAGGAGTTCAACGGCTTCGCCACGACCCTGGGCGAGGACTACAACCGCCTGCTCGAGAACCGGTACCTCCTGTTCGAGGTCAACATGGGCGCGACCGCGATCGGCACCGGCATCACCACGCACCCCGACTACAGCAACGCGGTGCTGCGGCACCTCCGTGAGATCACGGGACTCGACCTCGAGCTCGCGACCGACCTCGTGGAGTCCACGAGCGACACCGGCGCCTTCATGTCGTTCTCCTCGTCGCTCAAGCGCAACGCGATCAAGCTGTCGAAGATCTGCAACGACCTCCGCCTGCTCTCCTCCGGGCCGCAGGCCGGCCTCGGCGAGATCAACCTTCCGGCGCGCCAGGCGGGCTCGAGCATCATGCCGGGCAAGGTGAACCCGGTGATTCCCGAGGTCGTCAACCAGGTCGCGTTCGCGGTCGCCGGCTCCGACCTGACGGTCACGATGGCGGTCGAGGGCGGCCAGCTGCAGCTCAACGCCTTCGAGCCGGTGATCGCGCACTCGATCTTCCAGTCGATCACGTGGATGCGCCGCGCGATGCACACCCTGCGCGTCAACTGCGTCGAGGGGATCACTCCGAACCGCGAGCGGCTCGGAGCCATGGTGGGCTCGTCGGTCGGCGTGATCACGGCGCTGACCCCGTTCATCGGCTACGCCGCCGCGGCCGCCCTCGCCAAGACGGCGCTCCTGACCGGTCGCAACGTCGCCGACCTCGTGGTGGAGGCGGGGCTCATGTCGCGCGAAGAGGTCACGAAGCAGCTGTCGCCGGCGCGGTTGTCTGGGCTCGAAGCGATCACCGCCGCGATCCCGGTCGTCGGAGCGGACGCGGTCTCGGAGAAGCCGAGCGCGCCCGATCTCGACGATGTGTGA
- a CDS encoding DEAD/DEAH box helicase — MPTTAPAQTASRRRRSSSARRDDEAPIIPILARKVREVEAKAQRGKLGPTNRVKFQVIAFLVREERARVKSDTSIPDAARAELLKRLDGVATILAKTAARDTSLIQLLEADQATSPVARRMRRDWLLESGAELPDEELVIADIPSPIAAPVVPAALAERQVVPPQVESRREANPFLAPDLTRRLPKETPRRRLDGWELMGPLYKAFETGAGGGSATMELPQVPEFDRLSPKGLEVMPHQSRFLEAVRQGHRTFLLADEPGLGKTAESVLAASVAGAYPLLAVVPNVVKMNWAREVERWTPQRRASVIHGDGEDIDAFADVFIVNYEILDRHLSWLSTIGLKGMVVDEAHFIKNLTSQRSQNVLALAGRIREQVRDPLMLALTGTPLINDVEDFDAIWRFLGWTMPSGEKPGPALMEKLDATGLTPADKSFYPEARDAVISMGIVRRLKTDVAADLPDKLIADLPVELDDEYGRSIRQAERELGDRLAARYRRIVESRSHRVMAPGEIDDDIVRMVAQNELDESKAAGTGAENVFTMVRRIGQAKAQLAADYAVQLQRSVGKVVFFAKHIDVMDQAEAHFAAAGLRTVSIRGDQTTPARQLAIDAFNNDPGVGIAVCSLTAAGLGLNMQAASNVVLAELSWTAAEQTQAIDRVHRIGQDEPVTAWRIIAAHTIDTKIAELIDSKQGLAQRALDGIAVDPQSSDSVQLSALMHVLRRALGAD, encoded by the coding sequence ATGCCGACCACGGCACCCGCCCAGACGGCGTCCCGACGCCGTAGATCCTCGTCCGCACGCCGCGACGACGAGGCCCCCATCATCCCGATCCTCGCCCGCAAGGTGCGCGAGGTCGAGGCGAAGGCCCAGCGCGGAAAGCTCGGGCCGACGAACCGCGTGAAGTTCCAGGTGATCGCGTTCCTCGTCCGCGAGGAGCGTGCGCGAGTCAAGAGCGACACGTCGATCCCGGACGCCGCGCGCGCCGAGCTGCTCAAGCGCCTCGACGGCGTCGCGACGATCCTCGCCAAGACGGCGGCACGCGACACGTCGCTCATCCAGCTGCTCGAGGCCGACCAGGCGACGTCGCCGGTCGCGCGCCGGATGCGCCGCGACTGGCTGCTCGAGTCGGGCGCCGAGCTTCCCGACGAGGAGCTCGTGATCGCCGACATCCCGTCGCCGATCGCGGCGCCCGTTGTGCCCGCCGCGCTCGCCGAGCGCCAGGTCGTGCCGCCGCAGGTCGAGTCGCGCCGCGAGGCGAACCCGTTCCTCGCGCCCGACCTCACGCGGCGCCTGCCGAAGGAGACGCCGCGCCGTCGCCTCGACGGGTGGGAGCTCATGGGCCCGCTGTACAAGGCGTTCGAGACGGGCGCCGGCGGCGGCTCGGCCACGATGGAGCTTCCCCAGGTCCCCGAGTTCGACCGCCTCTCGCCCAAGGGGCTCGAGGTCATGCCGCACCAGTCGCGGTTCCTCGAGGCCGTCCGCCAGGGGCACCGCACCTTCCTGCTCGCCGACGAGCCGGGCCTCGGCAAGACGGCGGAGTCGGTGCTCGCGGCATCCGTCGCCGGCGCCTACCCGCTGCTCGCAGTCGTGCCCAACGTCGTCAAGATGAACTGGGCGCGCGAGGTCGAGCGGTGGACGCCGCAGCGCCGTGCCAGTGTGATCCACGGCGACGGCGAGGACATCGACGCGTTCGCCGACGTGTTCATCGTGAACTACGAGATCCTCGATCGGCACCTGTCCTGGCTGTCGACCATCGGCCTGAAGGGCATGGTCGTCGACGAGGCCCACTTCATCAAGAACCTCACGTCGCAGCGCTCGCAGAACGTGCTCGCGCTCGCCGGTCGCATCCGCGAGCAGGTCCGCGACCCGCTCATGCTCGCCCTCACGGGAACGCCGCTCATCAACGACGTCGAGGACTTCGATGCGATCTGGCGCTTCCTCGGCTGGACGATGCCCTCGGGCGAGAAGCCCGGACCCGCCCTCATGGAGAAGCTCGACGCGACCGGTCTCACGCCGGCCGACAAGTCGTTCTACCCCGAGGCGCGCGACGCCGTCATCTCGATGGGCATCGTGCGGCGCCTCAAGACGGATGTCGCAGCAGACCTCCCCGACAAGCTCATCGCCGACCTCCCGGTCGAGCTCGACGACGAGTACGGCAGGTCCATCCGTCAGGCCGAGCGCGAGCTCGGCGACCGCCTCGCCGCCCGGTACCGCCGCATCGTCGAGTCGCGTTCGCACCGTGTCATGGCCCCGGGCGAGATCGACGACGACATCGTGCGCATGGTCGCCCAGAACGAGCTCGACGAGTCGAAGGCCGCCGGCACGGGTGCCGAGAACGTCTTCACGATGGTCCGCAGGATCGGTCAGGCGAAGGCCCAGCTCGCCGCCGACTACGCCGTGCAGCTCCAGCGCTCGGTGGGCAAGGTCGTGTTCTTCGCGAAGCACATCGACGTCATGGACCAGGCCGAGGCGCACTTCGCTGCCGCGGGCCTTCGGACGGTGTCGATCCGCGGCGACCAGACGACGCCGGCGCGCCAGCTGGCGATCGACGCGTTCAACAACGACCCGGGCGTGGGCATCGCGGTGTGCTCGCTGACCGCGGCGGGCTTGGGCCTGAACATGCAGGCCGCGTCCAACGTCGTGCTCGCGGAGCTGTCCTGGACGGCGGCGGAGCAGACGCAGGCGATCGACCGCGTGCACCGCATCGGGCAGGACGAGCCGGTCACGGCATGGCGCATCATCGCCGCGCACACGATCGACACGAAGATCGCCGAGCTGATCGACTCGAAGCAGGGCCTCGCCCAGCGCGCGCTCGACGGCATCGCGGTCGACCCGCAGTCCAGCGACTCGGTGCAGCTGTCGGCGCTCATGCACGTGCTGCGCCGCGCGCTCGGCGCAGACTGA
- a CDS encoding prolyl oligopeptidase family serine peptidase, with the protein MTANDPSAPPIDTVSAPVAARRPARRSHHGDDVDDPYEWLRAKDDPAVIAHLEAENAYTRARTAHLEPLRDRIFAEIKGRTLETDLSVPARRGDWWYYGRTVEGKQYGIQCRAPLASPDDWTPPELSPDVEVPGEQVLLDGNVEAEGHEFFSLGSFEVTNDGTRMLYGVDVAGDERYTIRVRDLVTGEQLPDEIPGTFAGATFSPDGRFIVYTTVDDAWRPDTVWLHELGAPVSEDAKLFHEPDERYWVGAGFTRSDRFLVIGLGSSITSEEWLVDANDLRSEPRVVWPRVEGVEYDSEHTVVDGEDVLYVLHNDGALDFELARVAASDPTGPRDIVIPHEPGRRLLGMSTFRDWGVVAYRRDGIARIGLLDYADGAVRELAFDEPLYSVGTGGNPEWAPPLLRLGYGSFVTPSTVFDYEIATGELHLRKRQPVLGGYDPADYAQARVWATAQDGVQVPVSLVWKRSFGEAGSAPRPVHLYGYGSYEHSIEPAFSVPRLSELDRGVVFAVAHVRGGGELGRQWYEDGKLLAKRNTFTDFVDSARHLVDAGYTTPEQLVAEGGSAGGLLMGAVANLAPELFAGILADVPFVDALTTILDPSLPLTVIEWDEWGDPLHNSDVYAYMKSYSPYENVRTDAAYPRILAVTSLNDTRVLFVEPAKWVARLREVGADALLKCEMVAGHGGVSGRYNAWRERAFELAWLLDVLGVVDA; encoded by the coding sequence GTGACCGCCAACGACCCGTCCGCGCCGCCGATCGACACCGTCTCCGCCCCGGTCGCCGCCAGGCGCCCCGCCCGTCGCAGCCACCACGGCGACGACGTCGACGACCCGTACGAGTGGCTCCGCGCCAAGGACGATCCCGCCGTGATCGCGCACCTGGAGGCCGAGAACGCGTACACGCGCGCCCGGACCGCGCACCTCGAGCCCCTGCGGGATCGCATCTTCGCCGAGATCAAGGGCCGCACCCTCGAGACCGACCTCTCGGTGCCGGCGCGCCGCGGCGACTGGTGGTACTACGGCCGCACGGTCGAGGGCAAGCAATACGGCATCCAGTGCCGCGCCCCCCTCGCCTCACCCGATGACTGGACCCCGCCCGAGCTCTCCCCCGACGTCGAGGTGCCCGGCGAGCAGGTCCTCCTCGACGGCAACGTCGAGGCCGAAGGACACGAGTTCTTCTCGCTCGGCAGCTTCGAGGTGACGAACGACGGCACGCGCATGCTCTACGGGGTCGACGTCGCCGGCGACGAGCGATACACGATCCGCGTGCGCGATCTCGTCACGGGCGAGCAGCTTCCCGACGAGATCCCCGGCACGTTCGCGGGGGCGACGTTCTCGCCCGACGGCCGGTTCATCGTCTACACGACCGTCGACGACGCATGGCGGCCCGACACCGTGTGGCTGCACGAGCTCGGCGCCCCGGTGTCCGAAGACGCGAAGCTCTTCCACGAACCCGACGAGCGCTACTGGGTCGGCGCCGGCTTCACGCGCAGCGACCGGTTCCTCGTGATCGGGCTGGGTTCGTCGATCACGAGCGAGGAGTGGCTCGTCGACGCGAACGATCTCCGCTCCGAACCACGCGTCGTCTGGCCGCGCGTCGAGGGCGTCGAGTACGACTCGGAGCACACGGTCGTCGACGGCGAGGACGTCCTGTACGTCCTCCACAACGACGGCGCACTGGACTTCGAGCTCGCGCGGGTCGCCGCATCCGACCCCACCGGCCCCCGTGACATCGTCATTCCGCACGAGCCCGGCCGCCGTCTGCTCGGAATGTCGACGTTCCGCGACTGGGGTGTCGTGGCGTACCGGCGCGACGGGATCGCGCGCATCGGACTGCTCGACTACGCCGACGGCGCCGTCCGCGAGCTCGCCTTCGACGAGCCGCTGTACTCGGTCGGCACGGGCGGCAACCCCGAGTGGGCTCCCCCGCTGCTGCGCCTCGGCTACGGCTCGTTCGTCACGCCGAGCACGGTGTTCGACTACGAGATCGCGACCGGCGAGCTGCACCTGCGCAAGCGCCAGCCGGTGCTGGGCGGATACGACCCCGCCGACTACGCGCAGGCCCGCGTGTGGGCGACCGCGCAGGACGGCGTCCAGGTGCCGGTCTCCCTCGTGTGGAAGCGCTCGTTCGGCGAGGCCGGTTCGGCGCCCCGGCCGGTGCACCTGTACGGCTACGGGTCTTACGAGCACTCGATCGAGCCGGCATTCTCGGTGCCGCGCCTGTCGGAGCTCGACCGCGGCGTCGTGTTCGCGGTCGCGCACGTGCGCGGCGGCGGCGAGCTCGGCCGCCAGTGGTACGAGGACGGCAAGCTTCTCGCCAAGCGCAACACGTTCACCGACTTCGTGGACTCGGCACGACACCTCGTCGACGCGGGCTACACGACGCCAGAGCAGCTCGTGGCGGAGGGCGGCTCGGCCGGAGGCCTGCTGATGGGGGCGGTCGCCAACCTCGCTCCGGAGCTGTTCGCCGGCATCCTCGCAGACGTGCCGTTCGTCGACGCGCTGACGACGATCCTCGACCCGTCACTGCCGCTGACCGTCATCGAGTGGGACGAGTGGGGCGACCCGCTGCACAACTCCGACGTGTACGCCTACATGAAGTCGTACTCGCCGTACGAGAACGTCAGGACGGATGCCGCGTACCCGAGGATCCTCGCGGTGACCTCGCTCAACGACACGCGCGTGCTGTTCGTCGAGCCCGCGAAGTGGGTCGCGCGGCTGCGCGAGGTCGGCGCGGATGCGCTGCTCAAGTGCGAGATGGTCGCCGGCCACGGCGGTGTCAGCGGGCGCTACAACGCGTGGCGCGAGCGCGCGTTCGAACTCGCGTGGCTGCTCGACGTGCTCGGCGTCGTCGACGCCTGA
- a CDS encoding peptidase, giving the protein MNITIDWIAFVEVFAAALVAAVLVVGFYAIGLRLLVRAGRVPVVAPAEFTDAITVISEKEARRAAKAAAKAAKKNPLTDGQKIFALISAYASFTLCGLAVLGGLLLIVLK; this is encoded by the coding sequence GTGAACATCACCATCGACTGGATCGCCTTCGTCGAGGTCTTCGCCGCGGCGCTCGTCGCCGCCGTGCTCGTGGTCGGGTTCTACGCGATCGGCCTGCGGCTCCTGGTCCGCGCCGGACGCGTCCCGGTCGTGGCACCGGCGGAGTTCACCGATGCGATCACGGTCATCTCCGAGAAGGAGGCGCGCCGAGCCGCGAAGGCCGCCGCGAAGGCCGCGAAGAAGAATCCGCTCACCGACGGCCAGAAGATCTTCGCGCTGATCAGTGCGTACGCGTCGTTCACGCTGTGCGGTCTCGCGGTGCTCGGCGGGCTGCTCCTCATCGTCCTGAAGTGA
- a CDS encoding inorganic phosphate transporter → METAALLVALVIALALFFDFTNGFHDTANAMATPIATGALRPKVAVLLAAILNLVGAFLSTEVSKTISHGIIREESISGTTMLPIIFAGLIGAITWNMLTWLLGLPSSSSHALFGGLIGATVVGASVAAIDFGQVLSKVVLPAVIAPFTAGVIAFAATRIAYAVTRRYDNKPDGRDGFRWGQIFTSSLVALAHGTNDAQKTMGVITLALIVAGWQDPEHADPQTWVIFACAITIALGTYMGGWRIIRTLGKGLTDVKPAQGFSAETATASTILASSAFGFALSTTQVASGSVIGSGLGRRGSKVRWRTVGRIAIGWVLTLPAAAAVGAACAFLIVWFGPWGIAVDAVLAVAVILGLFLRSRRTAVTSANAMSEVAESGRAVKVKRNPPPTRRQRAAMRAEARRAREEAAAAARREKREKEASK, encoded by the coding sequence GTGGAAACCGCAGCCCTGCTCGTCGCGCTGGTCATCGCACTGGCGCTCTTCTTCGACTTCACGAACGGCTTCCACGACACCGCCAACGCGATGGCGACGCCGATCGCGACCGGTGCCCTCCGGCCCAAGGTCGCCGTGCTGCTCGCCGCGATCCTGAACCTCGTCGGCGCGTTCCTGTCGACCGAGGTGTCCAAGACGATCTCGCACGGCATCATCCGCGAGGAGTCGATCAGCGGCACGACGATGCTGCCGATCATCTTCGCGGGGCTCATCGGCGCCATCACCTGGAACATGCTCACGTGGCTGCTGGGGCTCCCGTCCAGCTCGTCGCACGCGCTGTTCGGCGGTCTCATCGGCGCCACCGTCGTGGGCGCGAGCGTCGCGGCGATCGACTTCGGGCAGGTGCTCAGCAAGGTCGTGCTCCCCGCGGTCATCGCGCCGTTCACGGCCGGCGTCATCGCGTTCGCCGCCACCCGCATCGCGTATGCCGTGACGCGCCGATACGACAACAAGCCCGATGGGCGCGACGGCTTCCGCTGGGGCCAGATCTTCACGTCGTCGCTCGTCGCCCTCGCGCACGGCACGAACGACGCCCAGAAGACGATGGGCGTCATCACCCTCGCCCTCATCGTCGCGGGCTGGCAGGACCCCGAGCACGCCGACCCGCAGACGTGGGTGATCTTCGCGTGCGCGATCACGATCGCGCTCGGCACCTACATGGGCGGCTGGCGCATCATCCGCACGCTCGGCAAGGGCCTCACCGACGTCAAGCCCGCGCAGGGCTTCTCGGCCGAGACCGCGACGGCGTCGACGATCCTCGCCTCGAGCGCCTTCGGCTTCGCCCTCTCGACGACGCAGGTCGCGTCCGGGTCCGTCATCGGATCCGGCCTCGGCCGCCGCGGCTCGAAGGTGCGGTGGCGCACGGTCGGCCGCATCGCGATCGGCTGGGTCCTGACGCTCCCCGCGGCCGCGGCCGTCGGCGCGGCGTGCGCGTTCCTCATCGTGTGGTTCGGACCGTGGGGCATCGCGGTGGACGCTGTGCTCGCCGTCGCGGTGATCCTCGGCCTCTTCCTGCGTTCGCGTCGCACCGCCGTCACCTCGGCGAACGCCATGAGCGAGGTCGCCGAGTCCGGGCGGGCCGTCAAGGTCAAGCGCAACCCGCCCCCCACGCGCCGCCAGCGCGCAGCCATGCGCGCCGAGGCGCGCCGCGCGCGCGAGGAGGCCGCTGCCGCCGCCAGGCGTGAGAAGCGCGAGAAGGAGGCGTCGAAGTGA